Below is a genomic region from Paludicola sp. MB14-C6.
AATTACTATTTATGAAATTAAAAAATGAATCAATTCAATACATGTTATTTTTTTACTATTATGAGTAGATTGAATGGAGGAATTTGAAAAAACAACATGTATTGTTTTAAAAAAAGGATAAATGGTCAAAAATTAAAACACAAACAAAAATATTGTGTATTCTAATACAGTGGTTATGATGATAATATGAAGATAGTAAAAATGCATATAAACTACAATCATTAAGGAGGAAAAAGTAATGAAACTAACAAAAATTTCAAGTGGCATGTTAGCTCTTTTGATAGCGGCTACCACAGCAATGACAGGATGTGGAGACAAACAACCTTCTTCATCAAAAACAAACAGTGGCACAACGGAAAAACCTGTAATTGAATTTTATCATGGATATTTCCAAAGTAAAGAGGAGTGGCCAACAGCTGCAGTCATGAGAGATATTTATGACAAATTTGCAAAGGATAATGCTGACAAATTCACATTTAAGGTTAATGTGGTTGAAACAGGCGGCGAAGGTATTCAAACAAAATGTCTACAAGAAGTTGCAAACGGTTCATTTCCGGATATGGTTGACTTAGGCGGATATAACTGCATTCCAGCAGCTGTAGCTGCAAAAGCAGTATTAGACCTAAAACCATATATTGATAAGGATTCTTCCTTTAAAGCAAATGTTGGCGTAAACTACGAACAAAATCAAATCAACCGCGGAATTTACTCAATTAAAGAGCAAATTGAATCAATCGGTTTTTGGTATAACGAAGAATTATTTCAAAAAGCACAAGCAGATACTCCTGATAAATGGAAGACATGGGATGATTTTGACAAAGCTGTTGATAAATTAAAGGGATGTAAAGAAGTTGAATCTCCTTTCACATTAGCACAAGGATGGCCTACAAATCTTTTATTAACAGGTAATTTAATGAACTCTGCTGAAGGTAGAAAGTTGATGTCAAGCCCTGTTCCGGATTTCACAAATAATGCATTTAAAGATACCTTGAATTTTATTACAAATAGTGCATTAAAGAAAGTTAACAGTGCTAATTTCACACCTGACGATGATACATACAGACAAAACTTCATAAATGGTAAGAGCGCAATGTTATTCAACGGTGTTTGGGACGCAAGTTCATTTGATGCAAAAGCTACAAAATTTAAACCTGCTATTTTCCCAACCAGCGAAGCAGGCAAAAAAGCAGCAATCGTATCAGCTGGTGCTGGCTTAACAATTTCAAGCAAACTTTCAGACGCACAAAAAGAAGCTTGTGTTGCATTTGTTAAATATATGACAAGCGAAGAAGTAGCTAAGAGAATCTTTACTGAAGGTTTAGCTATGCCATCAAGCTCAACTTTTGATTATTCAAAATACTTGAATGATTCAAATGTTGGAATTAAAAATCTCGCTGCAGCATGTCAATTAGTGCAATCAGCTGATTATAAAGTTAAAGCAATTGGTGCAACGTGGGGCGGCGATGTTGAAGCAGCTATTACTGGTAAATATGCTCAATTAAAAGATGGCTCAAAAACTACTGATCAAGTAATTAACGAATTAAAATCAATTGTAGCAGAATAACCTCCTAAATAAAAACGAGTAAAAGCGCGGAATTATTCGTTCCGTGCTTTTATTCTTCTTGAAAGGATTTTGGCAATGAACAAAAGTAATAAAAAAAAGCTAAAGTTCAACAGAAAAACAGGGTTTGTCATAATGTTTTTATTGCCTGCTGTTTTATTGTTTGCGATCATATATGCATATCCGCTCGCAAATATTTTTATAACATCATTTTCAAAATGGAATTACAAAAATTTGTCAAGTCCTAAGTTCCTTGGATTTGGTCATATGTTCGACAACTACATAAAGCTCTTTACAACAGATTATTATTTTATGTCAGCACTATTAAATTCATTAAAATGGGTTTTGTTAGTTTTGGTTATCCAAGTTCCATTAGCTATAATTGTTGCATTTGTATTATCAAAAAGGCCACGAGGTTGGAAACTTGTAAGAAATACATATATTATTCCGAATATTATTTCAACTTCGGCAATTGGATTAATTTTCTTAAATTTATATGATCCTGCAAGAGGAGCTGTAACACAAATCATCAATAGCTTAAGTTCATCAAACGATGTTAATATTTTAGCAAGTGGCGGCTCTGCGTTTTGGGGTGTAACTTTCTCATTTGTATTGTTTGGTGGAACAGCAATGCTTCTTGTTTTATCTCAGATATCTGCAATTTCGCCTGATCTTTATGAAGCCGCTCGAATTGATGGCGCAAATTCATTTCAAATAGACACAAAGATTGTTTTGCCTTTATTAAAACCCATTATTGGAACAATAGCAATTTTAGCAACGAACTACGGATTGTTATTATATAATGAGATTGCATTATTAACAGGTGGTGGACCTGATAAAGCAACTTACAGCTTAAGCTACTATATTTATCAAACAGCAATGGGCAGCAGCAAGTTGAACTTTTCATTGGCAAATACAGCAGGTGTAGTGCAATTTATATTAGGACTTGTGTTAGTTGGTTTGATTTCTAAGGTTTTTAAAATGGATAAAAGTCATATTTAGTAAAGGCAATTAGTTGGAGGTAAAATCATGTTACGAAAGAAGAATAATAAAAATTTAATGGCCAAGATTTTGTCAAATATATTGAAGTATTTTGTAATGTTATTTGTACTAATAGTTTCCCTATATCCAATTATTTGGGTGTTCATATCTTCCTTTAAAGAAGTTCCGGGTGGATTGGGATTACCGAAAAAATGGATATTCGATGGATATATTACGATTTTTACTAAACTAAATATTCAAACATACTTTTGGAACAGTATTGTTATTTCAGTAATATCTACAGTTTTAAGTGTGTTAATAGTTGCGATGGCTGCGTATGTTTCAGCTAGAATCAATTTTAAAGGGAAAGGAATTATTACTACAATGTTTGCAACTACATTGTTTATTCCGGCTATTTCAATTAGCTTTCCGATTTATAGAATGATGGGTGCATTGAATTTAAGAGACACTAAGGAAGGTGTCATATTTATTTATACAGGTCTTGGAATTGCAGTGACATATTTTATAATAAGGAGTTATTTTATGACAATTCCAAAAGAAATGGAAGAAGCAGCTCAAATAGATGGATGTGGATATTCGTCTACATTTTTCAGAATTATTGTGCCAATAGCAAAACCAGGTTTGGTAACAGCAGCAATATTAGTTTTCTTAAACAACTGGAACGAATTTTATTTTGCATCACTATTGCTTACAAGCAAGGTGAATATGACTATCCCTGCGCTGCTTGGTCAATTTAAAACAGCATACTCTCAAAACTTAAATGGTATGTTTTCTGCTATAATAGTGGCAGTTGTTCCTACAATTATTGTTTTCAGCTGTACTTCAGAAATGTTTGTTAAGAGTCTAACAGCCGGAGCTGTTAAAGGTTAGTTTTGTTATAAAAAAGGTGGTATAAATAATTATGGACCAATATATTAAAAGAATGAACGAAAGAGACCAACGAACAGAATGGTTTTTAAACGATAGATTCGGTATGTTTTTGCATTGGGGGCTGTATTCCATTCATGGAAAAAATGAGTGGTATCCAAGCGACAACAAGGTTTCGACAAAAGAGTATCAAACTTATTTTGAAGAGTTTAACCCAGTAAGGTTTAATGCAAAAGAGTGGGCTAAAATGGCAAAGGCTGCTGGGATGAAATATGCGGTTTTAACAACAAAGCATCATGATGGATTTTGCTTATTTGACAGTGAGTTTACAGATTTTAAGGTTACAAATACTCCTTTTAAGCGAGATATTATTAAAGAATTTGTAGAAGCTTTTCGTGCAGAGGGGCTAAAGGTGGGATTGTATTATTCCTTACTTGATTGGCACCATGAAGAATATCCTGCTTATGGCGATATGTATCATCCAAGCAGAGATGATGAGGCCTTTAAGAATAAAAATAGAGATTTTAACAAGTACTTAACTTATATGCATAATCAAGTAGAAGAGCTTATGACGAAGTATGGTAAAATCGATATTATGTGGTTCGATTTTTCATATAAAGATCATTTGGGCGATGATTGGAAGGGTAGAGAGCTTATTAGCATGATACGCAAATATCAACCTCATATTATTTTAAATGGTAGATTAGAGGGTAGTGGTGAGTCTTATGGGTCTATTATGACAGATGAGCCCCAAGAATTTGCTGGTGACTTTGCTTGTCCTGAGATGATTATTCCACCACAAGGATTGACAACTAAGTCTGGCAGACAAATACCTTGGGAAGCATGTTTTACTCTTAATAATAACTGGGGCTATTCTCCTAATGATAAAATGTATAAAAATTCTTCTCAGTTAATTCGTAAGTTAGTTGAGTGTACAAGTAAAAATGGCAATATGCTTTTGAACTTATCACCAACCGCTAAGGGCGATTTTCCTGAAATTCAAGTCAAGATTTTGCAAGAAATTGCTGAGTGGATGAAGAAGAGTAGCGAAAGTATATACAATTGTAAAAAAGCAGATTTACCAAAGCCGGAGTGGGGACGATACACTCAAAATGGCAAAAAGCTTTACGCACATATATTAGATGAAAGTATAGGCGCAATTTGTTTACCAGGGCTAAAAGGTAAGGTGAAAAAAGCTCGTGTGTTGTCTGATGGCAGCGAAGTAGTTGCAATTAGTCCTTGGGTTGCAAAAGAGTTCCCTGATGATTTATTTATTAACTATGGGTTACCTGAATGGATGTCATTTACCTTTGAACCTACACCAGACAGAGTAATTGAACTTGAATTAATATAAATTCTTAAATTTGACTATATTTTTGGAATTTGTTATAGTAATCTTAACATAATAGTTGGCAAAAACTAATTGCTTTAGAAGGGTGAACTGACATGTATCGAGTTATTATAGCAGACGATGAACCACTTGTGCGTACGAGCTTGCAAGTGCTAATTAACTGGTCCGATTTTGATTGCGAAATTGTGTATGTCGCAAGTGACGGAAAAGACGTAATGGATCACCTTGATAGCTGTAAGCCAGATATCATTGTAACAGATATTAAGATGCCAAATTGTTCAGGAATTGATATTGCAAAATATATCAAAGATAACAAACTCATGATTAAAGTTATCATATTAACAGGCTATGCTGATTTTTCATATGCCCAGCAATCTGTAAAATATGATGTAGTTGATTATATAACAAAGACTGGAGCATTTGATGGAATTGAGCTTGCTATTCAAAAGGCGAAAGACCAACTTGTAAAGGAAAACAGCATGCTTTTGTATGATAGCAAAACTGCAATGGAAGAAAATTTTCTTAAGTCTGTTATTGATGGATCTTTAAGTAACATACCAGAGATTGAAGATAAGGCAAAATTATTAAAAATTAACTTGAAAAGTTTTGTTGTGATGGTATTTCATTTTAGCTTTCAAGATAATATTGATAATAATAAAAACTATAAAATTAATAATAGCTTAAGCCGTTTTTTTCAAATGTCTTTTAAAGAACTGGATAAAAAAATTATACCGATCAGAAAAAGCATATTTTGTATTGTTTTAAATAATGTAGATGCGAATTATCATACAAGCATTGAAAAATATTGCATAAATATATTGGATATGATAGAAAATTTCATGAATTTAAAAGTTGTAGTTGGTATAAGCGAAAAAACAGATGAATTATTCAATCTAAAAAAGGCTTATCACCATGCATTTTCATCTTTAAACAAGGGATTTTTACATATCGAAAACAAGATTAACTACTATACCCCTGAAATATTAGATGATAAATGTGTCAAAGAGACAAATGCATTATTAGAAGAAATTAACCACTGCATTCCTAAGGGAAAGGTTGCTGAGTCGCTTAACGCATTTAGAAAAATGATCTCTTTGCAAAAAGAGAATAATACATCAGCAAAAATTATTAAAAACTGTGGTGTTATGATTGCGAATAAATGTGATAGTTCATTGGGCGAATTTGAATTATCGTTATCTACTGTTATTGGAATCGACTCTGACGTTGAACAAGCTATATACAATTGTATTCAAGTAACGGATTATTCTAAATTGATGGAAAAAATCATCAAAAAATCAATTGAAACAATTAACCAATATGTACAGAAGAAGAGCATTATTATTTTTGATTGCCAAAGATATATTGATTGCAATTTTAAAAAAAATATAATGGTAGCAGATATTGCAAAAAAATTCTCTATTAGTGCAAGCTATTTAAGCAGACTGTTTAAAGAAGAAACAGGTAATACAATTATTGCAACTATTAATGAAAAGAGAATTGCAGAAGCAAAAAAATTACTGTCCGATACTGACATGATGGTATATGAAGTGGCTGATGAGTTGGGCTTTGAAAATACAACATATTTTTCTCATTTTTTTAAAAAACACACAAACATGTCGCCAAAGGATTTTAAAGAACAATCCATATAATACTATTTATATTGAAATTGAGTATATGGGTTTGTGATCGGAAAGAAGGAATAGCTTTTATGTGTTGGACAGTGAAAGAGAATGGATTTGATAAAAGCAAAATAGAGTTTTTTGGCAGTAAGTTCTGCATTGGAAATGGTTATTACGGATATAGAGGCTGCTTAGAGGAATATGCGAAAGAACAGCTTGTGGCTTGTACTCTTTCTGAAGTATATGATGACAATGGTTCTAATTGGAGGGAACCAATCAACATTCAAAATCCTCTACATACTTGTATTTATTATAAAAATGAACCGATTACGGTTTTAAATTGCGATGTTAAAGCTCATAGTCAAGAATTAGATATTAAAACAGGCTTACATACAAGAAAAACACAGTTTATCACAAAAGATAAACAAACAATATCTTTGTATTCCGAGCGATTTGCAAGTATTGATAACGTACATCTGTTACTTATGAGATATTCTGTAACAGCGGACAGTGATATGGAAATCATCCTTAAAACAACGATTGATATGGATATTTGGGACGCAAATGGCCCTCACTATAGTAATGTGGATTCGTTTGGTAACGATATTAAAACTGTTGTTTCTAAAACGATTGAGTGTCAAAAAACGGTATCATTATCTGAATGTACATTATTGAATGGACAAGTTTATGAAAGCCAAGCCTACAAGAATAACGTGGAGCGCAGCTATAAAATTACGTTGAAAAAGGATATCCCATGTGTTTTAGAAAAATATGTTGCAATTTGCAAAGATACTGATTGTGCTGATGTGAAAAAGTACTCAATTAACTATTGCAAGGACTCAGCACAGATTGGATATGACAAGTTATTCTTAAACCACAAAAACGCTTGGCAAAAGCGTTGGGATGATTTTGATATTAAAATAGATGGAGATGAAAAGGCACAATTAGCAGTAAGATATAGTATGTATTTACTACTGATTTCATCCCCATTCCATACCGATATGGTTGCAATTCCCGCAAGAGGACTATCAGGACAAGTATACAAGGGCGGAATGTTTTGGGATACCGAAATATATATGCTCCAAATGTTTGCTTATTGTCATCCCGATGTTGCGAAAAATCTTATGATGTATCGAGTGCATAATTTAAAAGGAGCAATCGAAAAAGCACAGGAATATGGATATAAGGGTGCATTTTACCCTTGGGAAAGTCAAGAAACAGGTAAGGATGGCTGTACTCATTACAATCTTGTTGACATTTTTACAGGAAGAAAAATGAGAACTTATTTTAGAGATAAACAAATTCATATTAGTGCTGATGTTGTGTATGGCTTATGGAAATATGCACAAATAACGGGTGACGATAAGATTTTATTGCATGGCGGTGCTGAAGTAATTGTTGAATGCGCTAGATTTTTCTGTTCTTATGGTTACTATAAAGTCGAAAAGCAAAGATATGAGTTATTAGATGTTACCGGTGCGGATGAGTATCATGAAAGAGTTAATAATGATGCTTATACAAACTATATGGTGAAGCTTTGCCTTCAATCTGCCGTTGAAACATTGGATTATTTACAAGAAAATCACAATGCATTATATGAGAAGATTGTATCTAATTTTGATTCAGAAGAAGAATTAAAACTTATATATAATATGAATGAAAAAATATATTTACCTCAGCCAAACAATGAGGGAGTAATCGAACAATATGATGGCTATTTTAAGCAGGAAGATTTATCTATTGAGGAATTGTACAGCAGAATAATAAAACCGAACGAGTATCTTGGCAGTCCTTGTGGATTGGCAGTAAACACTCAAATTATAAAGCAAGCTGATGTTGTTTTACTATTGTGTATGATGGGTGAGCAGTTCAGCACACAAATTAAAGAGAAAAACTGGACTTATTACGAACCAAGAACAGAACATGGTTCTAGCTTAAGCACTTGTATTTATGCATTACTTGCTGCGCAAATTGGAAAGACAGATTGGGCATATCGTTATTTAATGAAGGCGGCACAGATTGACTTAAACGGTAATTATAAGCTATATTTAGGCGATTTATATATTGGTGGAACACATCCGGCAGCAAATGGCGGAACATGGATGGTAACAGTTTTAGGGTTTGGTGGGTTACATATAAAAGATGGTATTGTGAATATTAATCCAAAGCTTCCTGAAAATTGGAATTCTATGTCATATCATTTTTATTATAATCATAACGGCTTTAACACGTCTATTTCAAGAAAAAGAATTGAAATAACTCCTGATAAGCAAAATAAAAATGATGTTCAGTTTTGCATCAATGATAAAAATTATATCTGTACCATAAAAGAAGGAATAAAAGTGAATTTTTAAAGTAGCAGGGAGGTAAAAGGGCAAGTCTTTTGTTGCTCATATACATATGAAATATAAAGCAATTTACTTTGATTGGGATGGAACTGCAGTTGCATCACGCATATCGCCCGCAGATAAAATATTACGTCCGATGATTGAATTATTGAAAAAAGGTGTGAAACTGATTATTATAAGTGGAACAACCTACAATAATATAGCTTTTGGAAAAATTCATGAGTTGATACCTGTTGAATGTCAAGCCAACCTTTTCTTAGGTTTAGGACGTGGTGCATATAATTATGGAATAAAAGAGGGAAAGCCATACTTGCTTTCAGAAAACATTCTTAATGTGGATAAAAAGTCAAAATTAGACAAAGTTTGTTTTGATATTCACCAATGTTTATGGGAGAAATATTCATTACATACAGATATCGTGTTTAGTCGTCCTAATTATTGCAAAATCGATTTAATGGTTGACAATGATAGAAAAGATAGCTTGTTTTTACAAGAGAATGAAATTGACTGTGTTAATGAAATGCTTCGTGAACACAAAATTGAAGGCGGGTTAAAACAGTTGATTGATTTAAGCGAAACGATTGGAAACAACAATAACATGCCAGTTAAGGCAACTACCGACGCAAAATATTTAGAGGTTGGCATTACAACTAAAAGCGACAATGTTGATTATTTTGTGAACTATTTTCATAAACATGACCATATAACCATTGAGGATTGTTGCTTTTGTGGTGATGAGTTTACTTGCTTGTCAGATGGAGTTTATGGTAGCGATTCACAAATGATTACCCAAAGAACCAAAACAGCAAAGTTTCTTGATGTTTCTGTTTGTGCAAGATTATTACCAAAAGAAGTAGACCACATTGGAGGCGGAGTAGAAGGCTTTCAAAATTTCTTAGAATCACAAATTTAATATAATACATTATCCATTATTTTTCTTGCAGAATAATAATGGATAATGTATTATAAAGGAATAATGTTAATATTTAGGTGGTAAACAGAATGAAAAGGTACATTGCTTTAATAGTAGCAATTGGACTTTTAATAATTGCTATTGTTTCCATTCAGCAGACGAAAACAAAAGAAACAAAACCAAAGCCTACAACCATAACGCTGATGCATGGATGGGGTGGCGCAAATCAAGATGACATTAAAATGCGGGAAATATACAATGACTTTGAAAAGAAATATCCACAGTATAAAGTCATATTAGAAACATATCCATCTGCCAATCTTGCGCTTGAAAGGGCACAACAGATGTTAGCAGCAGGCAGAATGCCTGATATTATTAACACAAGTGGTAGCACCTCTTATTTAAGAAATGCAATTCAGCTAAATATGGCTTTGGATTTAATGCCATATTTGCAAAGAGATGAAGATTTTTTACATGATGTAAATCCACAGGTCTTAGAAAATTGGAAAACCAATGGGGCATTGTTTACAATACCTGATGAGATAGAAGTTATTGGTTATTGGTATAATTCACAAATATTTTCTAAAGCAGGATTAACTGAAGATGGGTCTCCTTTTTCAAATGCACTTGTTCCACCCACATGGAATGAATTTTTTAAAATATGCGATAGACTTGAATCCTATATTAAAGAAAATAACTTATATAGTACTTGCCTTTCTGTATATGATGAGCATGCCTTTGAATCTTTAGCAGGCGCTTACATTTGTGATAATAAAGATTACCTTTTATATAAAAATTTTAATAGCTATAAACCTTCTGATGAAGCAATTACTCATGCGGTGAGTTTCTTAAAAAAGTTAGAGAAATACACTCAGGAATTGATGAATTTCAATGCAACAGATGCAATATATAATTTTTCCAATGGTAGTACCGCAATGCTTATTGGAAGTGCATCATTAAGCAGTCAGCTTAATGACAGTAGTTTTAAAAACGATATTTTATTTGCACCTTTTCCTTCTAATACTGGAAAACCTCTTTCATATGTATCCGCTGGATCAGGGTATATGATAGGAAACAACACTTCAGAAGACAAAAAGAAAGCAGCAGTACAGTTTATAAAATATATGGTTAGTGATGAAGTCCAAAAAAGGATCTTAACACAAACGCAACACATGCCTCAAAATCCCAATTTAGATTTAGCCCAATTCATATCTAGTAATACATTATTTCATATGGCTTGGAAAAACGCAGATAGTGCATCTGTTCATTTGCCAACTGTTCAAACAAACTGGACAACAAAAGAGTTATTGGAGTTGAAATCCCAAATTAACAACTGCATCACGAACGATTAACATAATATCGAAAATAAATGGCAAAAGTGGGAAAAGATAATGATTTATAATAATAAACCAAGAAAAAAGTTTAGAATTCAAATTATTCGCACAACAACTTTAGTTGTTTTGTTTTCGTTAATATCCTGTACTATAGTTTTGCTGGTATCAATGTACAATAATATGACAAATTTTATAAGGAAAGATATTGATTTTTTTCTTTCTGAAACATCTAATAACATGCATACAAAAACGATCTACATAGAAGATATGTTGACTGAGCTTAGTAAAAATACATTGATAGCAAATCATCTACTTAATGTATACAATGGAAAATCCAGCTCAACAAAACAAGCTGATATTGAGACCGAGCTTATGAAGTGTACAAATTTATATAGCTATGATAATACAAATGGAACAGAATATTCCTTGGTAGACAAGGTGTATTTGTTTGACAAAAACGGTTCGGTTTATCGTAATATGTTTTCAAGCTATAATCGTCAAGAGCGATATGGAATAGATCAACTTTATAACAAGTTATACGACATATTTAAAACTAAAAAAGCCCCAACACAATTTTATTATCTCAATAATAATTTGATTGTTGCATATACAGTGTATTCAAAATCTATGGAAAATATAGGCACAGCGATGTTTTCTATTAACCACAATTTTATAAATCAGATATTTAGTAGCGTAGACAACTATGAGGGATCATTTTGGTTTGCATTTAGTAAGGAAAAGCGAATAATTGTAGATAAAAATGCTAATTTCATTACAACAGATTTACAAAAACAATTAATGAATCAAGCAGCCGACAATGAGTATGTCATTCATCTGAAAGATAATGATTACATAGTATATACAAGGCAAATGAGTATGGGATTAAGTTGTACCATTGCAATACCGGAAAATACAATTTTTAAGTCGATGATGACATCAACGACAGTTCCATTAATTGTGGTATGTGTTGTAACACTCATACTTTTAATTATGTCTGCTCATATTGTTTATAAACTAACAAAACCTTTGCAGGATATAACGGAAAAAATACAGGTCGTTATTGACGGTGAATATGATGCAAAGCTTCCCAATTATGAAAGCCAAGAGTTTTTTAATATAAGTCAAGCATTTAATAATATGACGAATGAAATTGGATATTTAATCAATGATGTATATAAAAAGCAGTTGATGATAAAGGAATCAGACTTAAAATTCTTGCAATCTCAAATGAATCCACATTTCATGTTTAATGTACTAAATACTATTGCATTAAAAGCAAAATTGGATAATAACGAGGACATTTTTCAAATGACAAATGCCTTTTCTCAGTTGGCGCAAGCAAGTATCTATCGAAAAAATACGGAAAAGATAAAAATAAAAGAGGAAATAAAGTACATAGAATTCTATTTGTTTTTACAAAGGTACAGGTTTGGAGAAAATCTTCAATATAAGATAGTGTGTGAAGATGAGATCCTTTTAGAATATTATATTCCTAAGCTCACAATACAAGTGTTAGTTGAGAATGCTGTTGTTCATGGTTTGGAAAAAACAACTAAGAAAGGAATAGTAATAGTAGATATCTCGGAGATTGATAATCAACTAATTATTCAGGTTATTGATGATGGAAAGGGATTTGATGGATTAGAGGGAAGAATTGTTCCACCAATACATTTTGAAGAAAATGTAGGC
It encodes:
- a CDS encoding ABC transporter substrate-binding protein, with the translated sequence MKLTKISSGMLALLIAATTAMTGCGDKQPSSSKTNSGTTEKPVIEFYHGYFQSKEEWPTAAVMRDIYDKFAKDNADKFTFKVNVVETGGEGIQTKCLQEVANGSFPDMVDLGGYNCIPAAVAAKAVLDLKPYIDKDSSFKANVGVNYEQNQINRGIYSIKEQIESIGFWYNEELFQKAQADTPDKWKTWDDFDKAVDKLKGCKEVESPFTLAQGWPTNLLLTGNLMNSAEGRKLMSSPVPDFTNNAFKDTLNFITNSALKKVNSANFTPDDDTYRQNFINGKSAMLFNGVWDASSFDAKATKFKPAIFPTSEAGKKAAIVSAGAGLTISSKLSDAQKEACVAFVKYMTSEEVAKRIFTEGLAMPSSSTFDYSKYLNDSNVGIKNLAAACQLVQSADYKVKAIGATWGGDVEAAITGKYAQLKDGSKTTDQVINELKSIVAE
- a CDS encoding carbohydrate ABC transporter permease — translated: MFDNYIKLFTTDYYFMSALLNSLKWVLLVLVIQVPLAIIVAFVLSKRPRGWKLVRNTYIIPNIISTSAIGLIFLNLYDPARGAVTQIINSLSSSNDVNILASGGSAFWGVTFSFVLFGGTAMLLVLSQISAISPDLYEAARIDGANSFQIDTKIVLPLLKPIIGTIAILATNYGLLLYNEIALLTGGGPDKATYSLSYYIYQTAMGSSKLNFSLANTAGVVQFILGLVLVGLISKVFKMDKSHI
- a CDS encoding carbohydrate ABC transporter permease, whose translation is MLRKKNNKNLMAKILSNILKYFVMLFVLIVSLYPIIWVFISSFKEVPGGLGLPKKWIFDGYITIFTKLNIQTYFWNSIVISVISTVLSVLIVAMAAYVSARINFKGKGIITTMFATTLFIPAISISFPIYRMMGALNLRDTKEGVIFIYTGLGIAVTYFIIRSYFMTIPKEMEEAAQIDGCGYSSTFFRIIVPIAKPGLVTAAILVFLNNWNEFYFASLLLTSKVNMTIPALLGQFKTAYSQNLNGMFSAIIVAVVPTIIVFSCTSEMFVKSLTAGAVKG
- a CDS encoding alpha-L-fucosidase translates to MDQYIKRMNERDQRTEWFLNDRFGMFLHWGLYSIHGKNEWYPSDNKVSTKEYQTYFEEFNPVRFNAKEWAKMAKAAGMKYAVLTTKHHDGFCLFDSEFTDFKVTNTPFKRDIIKEFVEAFRAEGLKVGLYYSLLDWHHEEYPAYGDMYHPSRDDEAFKNKNRDFNKYLTYMHNQVEELMTKYGKIDIMWFDFSYKDHLGDDWKGRELISMIRKYQPHIILNGRLEGSGESYGSIMTDEPQEFAGDFACPEMIIPPQGLTTKSGRQIPWEACFTLNNNWGYSPNDKMYKNSSQLIRKLVECTSKNGNMLLNLSPTAKGDFPEIQVKILQEIAEWMKKSSESIYNCKKADLPKPEWGRYTQNGKKLYAHILDESIGAICLPGLKGKVKKARVLSDGSEVVAISPWVAKEFPDDLFINYGLPEWMSFTFEPTPDRVIELELI
- a CDS encoding response regulator transcription factor encodes the protein MYRVIIADDEPLVRTSLQVLINWSDFDCEIVYVASDGKDVMDHLDSCKPDIIVTDIKMPNCSGIDIAKYIKDNKLMIKVIILTGYADFSYAQQSVKYDVVDYITKTGAFDGIELAIQKAKDQLVKENSMLLYDSKTAMEENFLKSVIDGSLSNIPEIEDKAKLLKINLKSFVVMVFHFSFQDNIDNNKNYKINNSLSRFFQMSFKELDKKIIPIRKSIFCIVLNNVDANYHTSIEKYCINILDMIENFMNLKVVVGISEKTDELFNLKKAYHHAFSSLNKGFLHIENKINYYTPEILDDKCVKETNALLEEINHCIPKGKVAESLNAFRKMISLQKENNTSAKIIKNCGVMIANKCDSSLGEFELSLSTVIGIDSDVEQAIYNCIQVTDYSKLMEKIIKKSIETINQYVQKKSIIIFDCQRYIDCNFKKNIMVADIAKKFSISASYLSRLFKEETGNTIIATINEKRIAEAKKLLSDTDMMVYEVADELGFENTTYFSHFFKKHTNMSPKDFKEQSI
- a CDS encoding glycosyl hydrolase family 65 protein, coding for MCWTVKENGFDKSKIEFFGSKFCIGNGYYGYRGCLEEYAKEQLVACTLSEVYDDNGSNWREPINIQNPLHTCIYYKNEPITVLNCDVKAHSQELDIKTGLHTRKTQFITKDKQTISLYSERFASIDNVHLLLMRYSVTADSDMEIILKTTIDMDIWDANGPHYSNVDSFGNDIKTVVSKTIECQKTVSLSECTLLNGQVYESQAYKNNVERSYKITLKKDIPCVLEKYVAICKDTDCADVKKYSINYCKDSAQIGYDKLFLNHKNAWQKRWDDFDIKIDGDEKAQLAVRYSMYLLLISSPFHTDMVAIPARGLSGQVYKGGMFWDTEIYMLQMFAYCHPDVAKNLMMYRVHNLKGAIEKAQEYGYKGAFYPWESQETGKDGCTHYNLVDIFTGRKMRTYFRDKQIHISADVVYGLWKYAQITGDDKILLHGGAEVIVECARFFCSYGYYKVEKQRYELLDVTGADEYHERVNNDAYTNYMVKLCLQSAVETLDYLQENHNALYEKIVSNFDSEEELKLIYNMNEKIYLPQPNNEGVIEQYDGYFKQEDLSIEELYSRIIKPNEYLGSPCGLAVNTQIIKQADVVLLLCMMGEQFSTQIKEKNWTYYEPRTEHGSSLSTCIYALLAAQIGKTDWAYRYLMKAAQIDLNGNYKLYLGDLYIGGTHPAANGGTWMVTVLGFGGLHIKDGIVNINPKLPENWNSMSYHFYYNHNGFNTSISRKRIEITPDKQNKNDVQFCINDKNYICTIKEGIKVNF
- a CDS encoding HAD family hydrolase, which translates into the protein MKYKAIYFDWDGTAVASRISPADKILRPMIELLKKGVKLIIISGTTYNNIAFGKIHELIPVECQANLFLGLGRGAYNYGIKEGKPYLLSENILNVDKKSKLDKVCFDIHQCLWEKYSLHTDIVFSRPNYCKIDLMVDNDRKDSLFLQENEIDCVNEMLREHKIEGGLKQLIDLSETIGNNNNMPVKATTDAKYLEVGITTKSDNVDYFVNYFHKHDHITIEDCCFCGDEFTCLSDGVYGSDSQMITQRTKTAKFLDVSVCARLLPKEVDHIGGGVEGFQNFLESQI